One Desulfovibrio fairfieldensis genomic window carries:
- a CDS encoding RrF2 family transcriptional regulator, translating to MRFSTRTRYGLRFLLRLAAQPKDSLLQLGQVAREENISSGYLEQIVRALKPLGILRAVRGSGGGYALAKDPSEINMEDVFLHLEGEIAPVRCLTKGRCCQREQQCSTRGFWKELDGHIRGFLQQHTLREIIESEKHSASGGNYVEL from the coding sequence ATGCGTTTTTCCACCAGAACCCGTTACGGTTTACGTTTTTTGCTGCGGCTGGCGGCCCAGCCCAAGGACAGTCTGCTGCAGCTGGGTCAAGTGGCCCGCGAGGAGAACATCTCCTCGGGCTATCTGGAGCAGATTGTCCGGGCCCTGAAGCCTCTGGGCATCCTGCGGGCCGTGCGCGGCTCGGGCGGAGGCTACGCCCTGGCTAAAGATCCGTCTGAAATCAATATGGAAGATGTCTTTCTGCACCTGGAGGGCGAGATCGCGCCGGTGCGCTGCCTGACCAAGGGGCGGTGCTGCCAGCGTGAGCAGCAATGTTCCACGCGTGGCTTCTGGAAAGAACTGGACGGCCACATCCGCGGATTCTTGCAGCAGCACACTCTCCGGGAAATCATAGAATCTGAAAAGCATTCCGCTTCAGGAGGCAATTATGTGGAATTATAG
- the nifU gene encoding Fe-S cluster assembly protein NifU has product MWNYSEAVHDHFLHPHNAGPLTDANAVGEVGSLACGDALKLYLKINDQGVIEDAGFETFGCASAIASSSVLTDMIKGMTVDEALKLTNKDIANALGGLPKQKMHCSVMGQEALEAAIRQWKGEPPVPHAHEEGKLVCKCFGVTDAQIIRAIRENNLKTVEEITNYTKAGGACGECLDEIAEILATELKQKPLAELKPKPRMTNVQRMQQVLKTIDEEIRPQLAADGGDIELVDVDGKRVTVSLRGRCSHCRSSEVTIRNLVERLLREHVEPDIVVEEA; this is encoded by the coding sequence ATGTGGAATTATAGCGAAGCCGTGCATGATCATTTTCTGCACCCGCACAACGCGGGCCCCCTGACCGACGCCAACGCCGTGGGCGAGGTGGGCAGCCTGGCCTGCGGCGACGCGCTCAAGCTCTATCTGAAAATCAATGACCAGGGCGTCATCGAGGACGCCGGTTTTGAAACTTTCGGCTGCGCCAGCGCCATCGCCTCCAGCTCCGTGCTCACGGACATGATCAAGGGCATGACGGTGGACGAGGCGCTCAAGCTGACCAACAAGGACATCGCCAATGCCCTGGGCGGCCTGCCCAAGCAGAAGATGCACTGTTCGGTCATGGGCCAGGAAGCCCTTGAGGCGGCCATCCGCCAGTGGAAGGGCGAGCCGCCCGTGCCCCACGCCCATGAAGAGGGCAAGCTGGTCTGCAAGTGCTTCGGCGTCACGGACGCCCAGATCATCCGCGCCATCCGCGAGAACAATCTGAAGACCGTGGAGGAAATCACCAACTATACCAAGGCCGGGGGCGCCTGTGGCGAATGCCTGGACGAGATCGCCGAAATTCTCGCCACCGAGCTCAAGCAGAAGCCTCTGGCCGAACTCAAGCCCAAGCCGCGCATGACCAACGTGCAGCGCATGCAGCAGGTGCTTAAGACCATTGACGAGGAAATCCGGCCCCAGCTCGCGGCCGACGGCGGCGACATCGAGCTGGTGGACGTAGACGGCAAGCGGGTGACCGTTTCCCTGCGCGGGCGCTGCTCGCACTGCCGCTCCAGCGAGGTGACCATCCGTAATCTGGTGGAGCGTCTGCTGCGCGAGCATGTGGAACCCGACATCGTGGTAGAGGAGGCTTAA
- the nifS gene encoding cysteine desulfurase NifS, protein MKTIYLDNNATTAVAPEVLAAMLPYLGELYGNPSSMHSFGGQVGEAVDTARERIAALLGAGPDEIIFTSCGSESDNTAIWSALQTQPEKRHLITTRVEHPAVLNVVQYWERQGYHVTLLGVDGKGRLDLDEYAAALSDDTALVSIMFANNEVGDIYPIQAMAEMAKERGILFHTDAVQAVGKTPIDLRHLPVDMLSLSGHKIHAPKGIGVLYVRKGVRFRPFLRGGHQERGRRAGTENVPYIVGLGMAAQLSSDHMQEERVNVARLRDKLENGLLERIPDCMVNGDVENRLPNTSNIAFKNVEGEAILLMLDRLGICASSGSACTSGSLEPSHVLRAMGVPFNYAHGSVRLSLSRYTTEEDVDYVIENFPGVIETLRAISPFKN, encoded by the coding sequence ATGAAGACCATCTATCTCGACAACAACGCCACCACGGCCGTGGCCCCGGAAGTGCTCGCGGCCATGCTGCCCTATCTGGGCGAACTCTACGGCAACCCTTCCAGCATGCACAGCTTCGGCGGCCAGGTGGGCGAAGCCGTGGACACGGCCCGCGAACGCATCGCCGCCCTGCTGGGGGCCGGTCCGGATGAAATCATTTTCACCTCCTGCGGCTCGGAGAGCGACAATACGGCCATCTGGTCCGCCCTCCAGACCCAGCCGGAAAAGCGCCACCTGATCACAACACGGGTGGAGCATCCGGCGGTGCTCAATGTGGTCCAGTACTGGGAGCGCCAGGGCTATCACGTGACCCTGCTCGGCGTGGACGGCAAGGGCCGCCTGGACCTGGACGAATACGCCGCCGCCCTGTCCGACGACACGGCCCTGGTGTCCATCATGTTCGCCAACAACGAGGTGGGCGACATCTACCCCATCCAGGCCATGGCCGAAATGGCCAAGGAACGGGGCATACTCTTCCACACCGATGCGGTACAAGCCGTGGGCAAAACCCCCATCGACCTCAGGCATCTGCCGGTGGACATGCTCTCCCTGTCCGGGCACAAAATCCACGCGCCCAAAGGCATCGGCGTGCTCTACGTGCGCAAGGGCGTGCGCTTCAGACCGTTTCTGCGCGGCGGCCATCAGGAACGGGGCCGCCGGGCGGGCACGGAAAACGTGCCCTACATTGTGGGTCTGGGCATGGCGGCCCAACTCTCCAGCGACCATATGCAGGAAGAGCGCGTCAATGTGGCCCGGCTGCGGGACAAGCTGGAAAACGGCCTGCTGGAGCGCATCCCCGACTGCATGGTCAACGGCGATGTGGAAAACCGCCTGCCCAACACCAGCAATATCGCCTTCAAAAATGTGGAAGGCGAGGCCATCCTGCTGATGCTCGACCGTCTGGGCATCTGCGCCAGCTCCGGTTCGGCCTGCACCTCGGGCAGCCTGGAGCCGTCGCATGTGCTCAGAGCCATGGGCGTGCCCTTCAACTACGCCCACGGTTCGGTGCGTCTCTCCCTCTCCCGCTACACCACGGAAGAGGATGTGGATTACGTGATTGAAAACTTCCCCGGCGTCATTGAAACCTTGCGGGCGATTTCCCCCTTCAAGAACTGA
- a CDS encoding HD domain-containing phosphohydrolase — translation MRTIRLFDLLRGFSTALDMVTPALAGHHARVAYLSLRMAEKLGYSRRRRSQLLTAAILHDIGTVPLKTETRDLVFEINEGPHSRAGWAFCKTAGLPEAIHTLVLHHHTPWSTARACGGDARLGNLIHLADRLDIALRAQKNTDFTAVAEHLSRQSGKFAPRYLEALRALAEDREFVEQAGHAEAMLQHLGEIAPTECLGPRKLLKVCGLFSLIVDSKSPFTATHSSGVAYTARALLQRSGLASAEEYTTIFVAGLLHDIGKLAVPTEILEKPAALTPEEFAVIQRHAGVGLDLLGSVPGFACIRTWGGLHHERPDGSGYPLGLSGRQLPLPARIMAVADVFTALTEDRPYRKGMQIDDTLTVMRDMAGRSALDADVVRLLADDVARINRARLDGQRKAAENFQQLRALCRKPEETGPEGEAPVHDGEPYGHRAF, via the coding sequence ATGCGGACGATCCGTCTTTTTGATTTGCTCAGAGGCTTTTCCACCGCGCTGGACATGGTGACGCCGGCTCTGGCCGGACATCACGCGCGCGTGGCCTATCTGAGCCTGCGCATGGCGGAAAAACTGGGCTACAGCCGACGCAGGCGCAGCCAGCTGCTGACCGCGGCCATCCTCCACGATATCGGCACCGTGCCCCTGAAAACGGAAACCAGGGATCTGGTTTTTGAAATCAACGAGGGCCCCCACTCCCGTGCGGGCTGGGCTTTCTGCAAAACAGCGGGACTGCCGGAGGCCATCCATACCCTGGTCCTCCACCACCATACCCCTTGGAGCACGGCCCGCGCATGCGGCGGGGACGCCCGTCTGGGCAATCTCATCCATCTGGCCGACAGGCTGGACATTGCCCTGCGCGCGCAGAAAAATACGGATTTCACCGCCGTGGCCGAGCATCTTTCCCGCCAGAGCGGCAAGTTCGCTCCACGCTATCTGGAGGCCCTGCGCGCTTTGGCCGAAGACCGGGAGTTCGTGGAACAGGCCGGCCATGCGGAAGCCATGCTCCAACATTTGGGCGAAATCGCCCCCACAGAATGCCTGGGGCCACGAAAATTGCTGAAGGTCTGCGGACTGTTTTCCCTGATCGTCGACTCCAAAAGTCCGTTCACGGCCACCCATTCCAGCGGCGTGGCCTATACGGCCCGTGCCTTGCTGCAGCGCAGCGGCCTGGCAAGCGCAGAGGAATATACCACCATTTTTGTGGCCGGTCTGCTGCACGATATCGGCAAACTGGCCGTGCCCACGGAAATCCTGGAAAAACCCGCTGCCCTCACCCCCGAGGAATTCGCCGTCATTCAGCGTCATGCCGGAGTCGGCCTGGATCTGCTGGGCAGCGTGCCCGGCTTTGCCTGCATCCGGACCTGGGGCGGCCTGCACCACGAGCGGCCCGACGGTTCGGGCTATCCCCTGGGCCTCAGCGGACGGCAACTCCCCCTGCCCGCACGGATCATGGCCGTGGCCGACGTGTTCACCGCCCTGACTGAGGACAGGCCCTACCGCAAAGGCATGCAGATCGACGATACCCTGACGGTCATGCGGGACATGGCCGGTCGGAGTGCCCTGGACGCCGACGTGGTGCGTCTGCTGGCCGACGACGTGGCCCGGATCAATCGGGCCCGCCTTGACGGGCAGCGTAAGGCCGCTGAAAATTTTCAGCAACTGCGCGCCCTGTGCCGCAAGCCGGAAGAAACCGGCCCCGAGGGCGAAGCGCCCGTCCACGACGGCGAGCCTTACGGACACAGAGCATTTTGA
- a CDS encoding bacteriohemerythrin, with amino-acid sequence MRTTLFLLLACGLLAGAATALAPAAPLDWILPVLALLPGGCGLILLYRAVFAPAKALERDLRGLKETAALPCDAAYGLLRPVADAAAGHAELLRRELAQARWDAEEATQSLEEWREKYKLIQAGQQLIRENLAASATRIHILSDELSRLLPSLAESGPGAAPAGEEALSRRARGADALITQFLKKFNSDLDFLNACLAQVEKFTDMAQTEQPAVFRPSGDAIVTWSDSLSTGVPAVDGQHKLLLSYINKLHRAIRDGRDEKTLLEVLDALAGYAFTHFNTEEIFFSHSDYPDVEKHIRVHDQFKAKVVEFRDAVSDGKANVDTEVLDFLKNWLIEHIQGMDVAFAPYLAKASGDGRG; translated from the coding sequence ATGCGTACCACTCTCTTTCTGCTGCTGGCCTGTGGACTGCTGGCGGGTGCGGCCACGGCTCTGGCCCCCGCCGCGCCCCTGGACTGGATATTGCCGGTTCTGGCCCTGCTGCCGGGCGGCTGCGGCCTGATTCTGCTCTACCGGGCGGTATTCGCCCCGGCAAAGGCGCTGGAACGGGATCTGCGCGGCCTGAAGGAGACCGCCGCCCTGCCCTGCGACGCGGCCTACGGCCTGCTGCGCCCAGTGGCGGACGCGGCGGCCGGACATGCGGAGCTGTTGCGGCGCGAACTGGCCCAGGCCCGGTGGGACGCCGAGGAGGCGACCCAGTCGTTGGAGGAGTGGCGCGAAAAATACAAGCTGATACAGGCTGGTCAGCAGCTGATCCGCGAGAACTTGGCGGCAAGCGCCACGCGCATCCACATACTTTCCGATGAATTATCCCGCTTGTTGCCTTCCCTGGCCGAGTCCGGTCCCGGCGCGGCTCCGGCCGGTGAGGAAGCGCTCTCGCGCCGCGCGCGCGGCGCGGATGCGCTCATCACGCAATTTCTGAAAAAATTCAACAGTGATCTGGATTTTCTCAATGCCTGTCTGGCGCAGGTGGAAAAATTCACCGACATGGCGCAGACAGAACAGCCGGCGGTGTTCCGGCCCAGCGGCGACGCCATTGTGACTTGGTCCGACAGTCTGTCCACGGGCGTACCGGCCGTGGACGGGCAGCACAAACTTTTGCTTTCCTACATCAACAAGCTGCACCGGGCCATCCGGGACGGCAGGGATGAAAAGACCCTGCTGGAAGTGCTGGACGCTCTGGCGGGCTATGCCTTCACCCACTTCAATACAGAGGAAATCTTCTTCAGCCACTCCGACTACCCGGATGTGGAGAAGCATATCCGCGTGCACGACCAGTTCAAGGCCAAAGTGGTGGAATTCCGCGACGCGGTTTCAGACGGCAAGGCCAATGTGGATACGGAAGTGCTGGACTTTCTGAAAAACTGGCTCATTGAGCACATTCAGGGCATGGATGTCGCCTTTGCCCCCTATCTTGCCAAAGCGTCGGGCGACGGCCGGGGGTGA
- the nrdG gene encoding anaerobic ribonucleoside-triphosphate reductase activating protein, giving the protein MTGSAMPERTASASPAAARARAGLQSDSESRPYLRPSLRLSGIVEESIVDGPGLRFVLFTQGCPHGCKGCHNPETHSLEGGFIRDVDELLAVYDENPLLAGVTFSGGEPFLQAAALCAVAERVRARGGDVVTYTGYTYESLLARAERGDASEIARLLELTDLLIDGPYLEALRDLDLPFRGSSNQRLLDREQRRQLARAAGKHATDAA; this is encoded by the coding sequence ATGACCGGGTCCGCCATGCCTGAGCGGACCGCGTCCGCGTCGCCCGCTGCGGCCCGCGCGCGGGCGGGATTGCAGTCGGACAGTGAATCGCGCCCGTATCTGCGCCCGTCTTTGCGTCTGTCCGGCATTGTCGAAGAATCCATTGTGGACGGTCCGGGCCTGCGCTTCGTGCTCTTTACCCAAGGCTGTCCGCACGGCTGCAAGGGCTGCCACAATCCGGAAACGCACAGCCTGGAGGGCGGTTTCATCCGCGACGTGGACGAACTCCTCGCTGTGTATGACGAAAATCCGTTGCTGGCCGGAGTTACCTTTTCCGGCGGCGAACCCTTTCTCCAGGCCGCGGCGCTCTGCGCCGTGGCCGAGAGGGTCCGCGCGCGGGGCGGGGATGTGGTCACGTACACCGGCTATACCTATGAATCTTTGCTGGCGCGGGCGGAACGCGGAGACGCTTCGGAAATAGCCCGCCTGCTGGAGCTGACCGATCTGCTCATTGACGGGCCGTATCTGGAAGCTCTGCGGGATCTGGATCTGCCCTTCCGGGGCAGTTCCAACCAACGCCTGCTGGACAGGGAGCAGCGGCGTCAGCTGGCGCGCGCCGCCGGAAAGCATGCAACAGATGCGGCCTGA
- the nrdD gene encoding anaerobic ribonucleoside-triphosphate reductase, with protein MLMESRLFEETKTKQKMVGQGMGFERIRRITGYLVGTLDRFNNAKRAEEHDRVRHA; from the coding sequence ATGCTGATGGAATCGCGCTTGTTTGAGGAAACGAAAACGAAACAGAAGATGGTGGGCCAGGGCATGGGCTTTGAGCGCATCCGCCGGATCACCGGCTATCTGGTGGGCACCCTGGACCGCTTCAACAATGCCAAGCGAGCCGAGGAGCATGACCGGGTCCGCCATGCCTGA
- a CDS encoding anaerobic ribonucleoside triphosphate reductase: protein MPASIMKRDGASVPFDSVKILNAITKANQAVGGEDMSPTDLLFVTEKVCRKLDERSLRHVEEIQDVVEETLIQYDYAKTAKAYILYRAEHAKIRNAESYLMDIYKKLTYSPAIREDIKRENANIDGDTAMGTMLKYGSEGSKFFIDNYILPKDASAAHLNGDIHIHDKDFYMLTETCCQINLIPLFKNGFSTGHGYLREPNSIESYSALACIAIQANQNEMHGGQSVPHFDYAMAEGVIKTYAKEYRKAFCACLRIAGGLDAAAAEELAGKLLDAVGVRPSMAGADALGRALTEAAPEQWKELAERAHAYAVDEALANTDRRVYQAMEALIHNLNTMNSRAGAQVPFSSINYGTDVSAEGRMVMKNLLLATQAGLGNGETSIFPVQIFKVKEGVNYNPEDPNYDLFKLAMETSAKRLFPNFSFLDAPFNLQYYRDGYYDSEVAYMGCRTRVLGNVYDPERQVTCGRGNLSFTSVNLPRLGLEARNDPEKFYALLDEKIDLVFRQLLHRLKIQSAKKVRNYPFLMGNGIWLDSGKLDWDDGIGEVLKHGTLTIGFIGLAEALKALVGAHHGESEEAQKLGLEIIGHMRRRADEEAEKTGLNFTLIATPAESLSGRFVSLDRERYGSIPGVTDRDYYTNSFHVPVYYPIKAFRKIQLEAPYHAMTNAGHITYVELDGDTCKNLEAFERIIRYMHDQGVGYGSINHPLDRDPVCGYTGVINDVCPRCGRREGEGISLEALRELRRKYPLMPKWE from the coding sequence ATGCCCGCCAGTATTATGAAACGGGACGGCGCGTCCGTGCCCTTTGATTCGGTCAAGATTCTCAACGCCATCACCAAAGCCAACCAGGCTGTGGGCGGCGAGGACATGTCGCCCACGGACCTGCTTTTCGTCACCGAGAAAGTCTGCAGAAAGCTGGATGAGCGCAGCCTCCGCCATGTGGAAGAAATTCAGGACGTGGTGGAAGAAACGCTGATCCAGTACGATTACGCCAAAACCGCCAAGGCCTATATTCTCTACCGCGCGGAGCACGCCAAGATCCGCAACGCGGAATCCTATCTGATGGATATCTACAAAAAGCTGACGTACTCCCCGGCCATCCGGGAGGACATCAAGCGGGAGAACGCCAATATTGACGGCGACACGGCCATGGGCACCATGCTCAAGTACGGTTCCGAGGGCTCCAAATTCTTCATCGACAATTATATCCTGCCCAAGGACGCCTCGGCCGCGCATCTTAACGGCGATATCCATATTCATGACAAAGATTTCTACATGCTCACCGAAACCTGCTGCCAGATCAATCTGATCCCGCTGTTCAAAAACGGTTTCTCCACCGGGCACGGCTATCTGCGTGAGCCCAATTCCATTGAAAGCTATTCGGCCCTGGCCTGCATAGCCATTCAGGCCAACCAGAATGAAATGCACGGCGGCCAGAGCGTGCCGCACTTTGACTATGCCATGGCCGAGGGCGTGATCAAGACCTATGCCAAGGAATACCGCAAGGCCTTCTGCGCCTGCCTGCGCATTGCCGGGGGCCTGGACGCGGCCGCCGCGGAGGAACTGGCCGGGAAACTGCTGGATGCCGTGGGCGTGCGCCCGAGCATGGCCGGAGCCGATGCTCTGGGCCGCGCGCTGACCGAAGCCGCTCCCGAACAGTGGAAAGAACTGGCGGAACGCGCCCACGCCTATGCCGTGGACGAAGCTCTGGCCAATACGGACCGGCGCGTGTACCAGGCCATGGAGGCCCTGATCCACAACCTGAATACCATGAATTCCCGGGCCGGGGCCCAGGTGCCGTTCAGCTCCATCAACTACGGCACGGACGTCTCCGCCGAGGGCCGGATGGTCATGAAAAACCTGCTCCTGGCCACCCAGGCCGGTCTGGGCAACGGCGAGACTTCCATTTTCCCGGTGCAGATTTTCAAGGTCAAGGAAGGGGTCAACTACAATCCCGAGGACCCCAACTACGATTTGTTCAAACTGGCCATGGAAACCTCGGCTAAACGCCTTTTCCCCAATTTCAGCTTTCTTGACGCCCCCTTCAACCTCCAGTACTACAGGGACGGTTATTACGACAGCGAAGTGGCCTATATGGGTTGCCGCACGCGTGTGCTGGGCAATGTGTATGATCCGGAGCGCCAGGTGACCTGCGGACGCGGCAATCTGAGCTTCACCTCCGTGAACCTGCCGCGCCTGGGCCTGGAAGCCCGTAATGATCCGGAAAAGTTTTACGCCCTGCTGGATGAGAAGATCGATCTGGTCTTCCGGCAGTTGCTGCACCGGCTCAAGATCCAGAGCGCCAAAAAGGTGCGCAACTATCCCTTCCTTATGGGCAACGGCATCTGGCTGGATTCCGGCAAGCTGGACTGGGACGACGGCATAGGGGAAGTGCTCAAGCACGGCACCCTGACCATCGGCTTCATCGGTCTGGCCGAGGCCCTCAAGGCCTTGGTGGGCGCGCATCACGGCGAAAGCGAGGAGGCCCAGAAGCTGGGCCTGGAAATCATCGGGCATATGCGCCGTCGCGCTGACGAGGAAGCGGAAAAGACCGGCCTGAACTTCACGCTCATCGCCACCCCGGCGGAAAGCTTGAGCGGGCGTTTCGTGTCCCTGGACCGGGAGCGCTACGGCAGTATTCCCGGCGTCACGGACCGCGATTATTACACTAATTCCTTCCATGTGCCGGTTTACTATCCCATCAAGGCCTTCAGGAAGATCCAGCTGGAAGCTCCCTACCACGCCATGACCAACGCCGGGCACATCACCTATGTGGAGCTGGACGGGGATACCTGCAAAAATCTCGAGGCCTTTGAGCGCATCATCCGCTACATGCATGATCAGGGCGTGGGCTACGGCTCCATCAACCATCCCCTGGACCGCGATCCGGTCTGCGGCTACACGGGCGTCATCAACGACGTCTGCCCGCGTTGCGGCCGCCGCGAGGGCGAGGGGATCAGTCTGGAGGCGCTGCGGGAACTCCGCAGAAAATACCCCCTGATGCCCAAGTGGGAATGA